In Alicyclobacillus macrosporangiidus CPP55, a single window of DNA contains:
- a CDS encoding class I SAM-dependent methyltransferase yields MDYQDVLAEVGAAVAHPGGWRSTERWMQAIPWEPGFRVLDVGCGTGRTLVTLAQRYGVEVCGIDVRKKMIRHARQRARLAGVRGDWRVASAERLPFRDASFDVVVTESVNVFVDAKRALAEYFRVLKPGGYYVDVEMFVRVPVDESWRVTAARVYGVRWVPDQSGWRSLYREAGFTAIEVLEARPVRPEEMMEADEGEQTELPDAAAAYRNPQVMAVLQANTQWMELYHRSLGYSVFLCRKPA; encoded by the coding sequence GTGGACTATCAGGACGTATTGGCGGAGGTTGGTGCCGCCGTCGCCCATCCGGGCGGCTGGCGAAGCACCGAACGCTGGATGCAGGCGATCCCGTGGGAACCGGGGTTTCGGGTGCTGGACGTCGGCTGCGGGACGGGGCGGACGCTGGTGACGTTGGCGCAGCGATATGGTGTGGAGGTCTGCGGGATCGACGTGAGGAAAAAGATGATCCGGCACGCACGCCAAAGGGCCCGCCTGGCCGGGGTGCGCGGAGACTGGCGCGTCGCGAGCGCCGAGCGGCTGCCGTTTCGCGACGCGTCCTTCGACGTCGTGGTGACGGAGTCGGTGAACGTGTTCGTCGACGCCAAGCGGGCGCTGGCGGAATATTTCCGGGTGCTCAAGCCGGGCGGGTATTACGTGGACGTCGAGATGTTCGTGCGCGTTCCGGTGGACGAATCTTGGCGAGTCACCGCAGCCCGGGTGTACGGAGTTCGTTGGGTACCCGACCAATCCGGCTGGCGGTCGCTATACCGGGAGGCGGGGTTCACGGCCATTGAGGTCCTCGAGGCCAGACCCGTGCGACCGGAGGAAATGATGGAAGCCGACGAAGGGGAACAGACCGAGTTACCAGATGCGGCGGCGGCGTACCGCAATCCGCAGGTGATGGCCGTGCTGCAAGCAAATACCCAATGGATGGAATTATACCACCGGAGCCTTGGCTATTCGGTGTTCCTGTGCCGTAAACCGGCATAG
- a CDS encoding metallophosphoesterase: MGLFALADLHLAQAVDKPMDVFGPEWDRHAERIREAWCASVDDHDVVLIPGDISWAMTLDEALPDLRWIGNLPGIKVMIRGNHDYWWSGIGKVRRALAPNHYAIQNDALAAGGWALCGTRGWVLPSHPKFTEEDEVIYLREANRLKLSLEAARKLQLPMVAMMHYPPCSHPGEETLFTDLLSAYGVKLCVYGHLHGPAHRFAVEGEHGGVTYRLVSADYVGFKPVRLL; encoded by the coding sequence ATGGGCTTGTTCGCGCTCGCCGACCTGCATCTGGCGCAGGCGGTGGACAAACCGATGGACGTCTTCGGGCCCGAGTGGGACCGGCACGCGGAGCGAATCCGTGAAGCGTGGTGCGCCTCTGTGGACGATCACGATGTCGTCTTGATCCCTGGCGATATCTCGTGGGCCATGACGCTGGACGAGGCGTTACCCGATCTGAGATGGATCGGCAACCTCCCGGGAATCAAGGTGATGATTCGAGGAAATCACGACTACTGGTGGAGCGGCATCGGAAAAGTGCGCCGCGCCCTGGCTCCGAACCATTACGCCATTCAGAACGACGCGCTGGCCGCGGGAGGCTGGGCGCTGTGCGGGACGCGCGGCTGGGTGCTGCCTTCCCACCCCAAATTCACCGAAGAAGACGAGGTCATCTACCTCCGCGAAGCGAACCGCCTGAAACTGTCCCTCGAGGCCGCGCGCAAACTCCAGCTGCCGATGGTCGCGATGATGCACTACCCGCCCTGCAGCCATCCGGGGGAAGAGACCCTGTTTACCGATCTGCTCAGCGCCTACGGGGTGAAACTGTGTGTATACGGACATCTGCACGGCCCTGCGCACCGGTTCGCCGTGGAAGGTGAACACGGCGGCGTCACGTACCGGTTGGTCAGTGCCGACTACGTCGGATTCAAACCCGTACGCCTCTTGTGA
- a CDS encoding DUF1450 domain-containing protein, translating into MASSMGLKWCKKNLEHFSQPVYDMLREEYPDLPMEVADCVDVCGLCTDVPFALRNNAIVCARDARGLYVKLKQGMSFMTEPALPGTYAAVVAQAATEQVDGHHEQASEPNDEK; encoded by the coding sequence ATGGCATCCTCGATGGGCCTCAAGTGGTGCAAGAAGAACCTGGAGCACTTCAGTCAACCCGTCTATGACATGCTGCGCGAAGAGTATCCGGATCTGCCGATGGAGGTCGCGGACTGCGTCGATGTGTGCGGTCTTTGCACAGACGTGCCGTTTGCGTTGCGGAACAACGCGATTGTATGCGCACGGGATGCGCGTGGCCTGTACGTGAAGTTGAAACAGGGGATGTCGTTCATGACCGAGCCCGCCCTGCCCGGCACGTACGCTGCCGTCGTTGCGCAGGCGGCCACGGAGCAGGTGGACGGCCACCACGAGCAAGCGAGCGAGCCGAACGACGAGAAATAA
- a CDS encoding DUF2797 domain-containing protein produces MTGYLRELDHHPSDPVWYRLVMGETVHDMNDLLGRRIAITFTGDRACIHCGRRVKKLYNNGYCYPCFTTLAECDLCIVKPHECHFHKGTCRDESFASEHCMIPHYVYLAYSSGVKVGLTRKGREFKRWIDQGASAAVLLAEVPTRRLAGELEMEIARNLPDKTDWRKMLRIRDDADVDLLQIREEVIARLPDAWHPYLLPEGVSVRRFRYPRLNDEEPNLIQVSLDKQTELEGTLVGIKGQYLMFDCGVFNVKRHAGYAVQISDL; encoded by the coding sequence ATGACCGGATATTTACGCGAACTGGATCACCATCCATCGGACCCGGTGTGGTACCGGCTCGTCATGGGGGAAACCGTGCACGATATGAACGACTTGTTGGGCCGGCGGATCGCCATCACCTTTACGGGTGATCGGGCCTGCATTCATTGTGGCAGGCGCGTGAAAAAGTTATACAACAACGGCTACTGCTATCCTTGCTTCACGACGCTGGCCGAGTGCGACCTGTGCATCGTCAAACCACACGAGTGCCATTTCCATAAAGGGACATGCAGGGACGAGTCGTTCGCGTCCGAACACTGCATGATCCCGCATTACGTCTATCTGGCCTACTCGAGTGGCGTGAAAGTGGGACTAACCCGCAAAGGCCGGGAGTTCAAGCGGTGGATTGACCAGGGAGCGAGCGCGGCGGTCCTGTTGGCCGAAGTACCTACGCGCAGATTGGCGGGTGAATTGGAGATGGAGATCGCCCGGAATCTTCCAGACAAGACAGATTGGCGGAAGATGTTGCGGATCCGGGATGACGCCGATGTGGATCTGCTCCAAATCCGGGAGGAGGTCATCGCGCGGCTCCCGGATGCTTGGCATCCGTATTTGCTTCCTGAGGGCGTCTCCGTTCGGCGCTTTCGCTATCCCCGCCTCAATGACGAAGAACCCAATCTCATCCAGGTGTCGCTGGACAAGCAGACGGAACTGGAGGGCACCTTGGTCGGGATCAAGGGCCAATACCTGATGTTCGATTGTGGCGTGTTCAACGTCAAGCGCCACGCGGGATACGCCGTTCAAATCTCTGACCTGTGA
- a CDS encoding DUF1450 domain-containing protein → MAWDWVLIEVCDANPADCPELFALEQEFPGLTVLENACMSHCDLCARFPYVLLDGELVTAPDTAALLHKVHAELSRRMEDHRSEI, encoded by the coding sequence ATGGCGTGGGACTGGGTTTTGATAGAGGTCTGCGACGCGAACCCGGCGGACTGTCCTGAGCTGTTTGCGCTGGAACAGGAGTTCCCAGGACTCACCGTGTTGGAGAACGCATGCATGAGTCACTGTGACCTGTGTGCGCGCTTTCCCTACGTGCTCCTCGACGGCGAACTGGTGACCGCTCCGGACACCGCAGCATTGCTCCACAAGGTGCACGCGGAACTGTCGCGGAGAATGGAGGATCACAGGTCAGAGATTTGA
- a CDS encoding C40 family peptidase, whose product MVFKRALMYVCSVVMAGTGPAWPPSSTPGNRAVTPPSGTPSGPGEDAAAKVRWVWLPRTVPSVRRTPQTAPDLALDYRLSRMHYAVTATEMVPLWQDRRLFRAQILQANVAKTPATGQPPRKASPSSRPAPHRKATPASSARHSLSSRSVTGVIQMDAGVRIAAIALSFIGARYVWGGESPEGFDCSGFVQYVYRKAGVVIPRTSYEQFQVGQSVGWGDLRPGDLMFFNTGGGGASHVAVYVGNGLMAQALNARTGVIVTHIDAPYFRSRFVGARRPVY is encoded by the coding sequence ATGGTATTCAAGCGCGCCCTGATGTATGTCTGTTCGGTCGTGATGGCGGGTACCGGTCCCGCGTGGCCACCCTCCTCGACCCCGGGCAACCGTGCGGTCACCCCGCCCTCGGGGACTCCCTCCGGGCCTGGGGAGGACGCAGCTGCCAAAGTGCGATGGGTGTGGTTGCCGCGCACGGTGCCATCCGTGCGAAGGACGCCCCAGACCGCACCGGACCTAGCCCTGGACTACCGCCTCAGCCGCATGCACTACGCGGTCACCGCCACCGAAATGGTGCCCCTGTGGCAGGACCGACGCCTGTTTCGCGCCCAGATCCTGCAAGCCAATGTGGCGAAAACTCCGGCCACAGGTCAACCGCCTCGCAAGGCTTCTCCCAGTTCCCGTCCAGCTCCCCACCGCAAGGCCACCCCGGCGTCCTCTGCGCGACATTCCTTGTCCTCCCGTTCCGTGACCGGTGTCATACAGATGGATGCTGGCGTGCGCATTGCAGCGATCGCGCTGAGTTTCATCGGCGCTCGGTACGTGTGGGGAGGCGAGAGCCCGGAGGGCTTTGATTGCTCCGGGTTTGTACAGTATGTGTACCGCAAGGCGGGGGTGGTGATTCCGCGCACGTCGTACGAACAGTTTCAGGTTGGGCAATCTGTGGGATGGGGTGACCTGAGGCCAGGGGATCTGATGTTCTTTAATACGGGCGGCGGGGGTGCTTCCCACGTGGCCGTGTACGTGGGAAACGGGCTGATGGCTCAGGCGTTGAACGCGCGGACCGGCGTGATCGTCACGCACATCGACGCGCCGTATTTTCGGTCGCGGTTTGTGGGTGCACGGCGTCCAGTCTATTGA
- a CDS encoding rhodanese-like domain-containing protein, translated as MPFEHDGIVQYSVDELKEILRTGSAQVIDVRTEEEYRSGHIPNVPLKPMQQLAEWMDELDPEQPYVFVCRSGNRSQKVAEFLFLNGFNRVANFHGGMLAWDGDLAYDE; from the coding sequence ATGCCTTTTGAACACGATGGCATCGTCCAGTATTCGGTAGACGAGCTGAAGGAGATCCTGCGCACAGGTTCCGCTCAGGTCATCGATGTGCGCACCGAGGAAGAATATCGCAGCGGGCATATTCCGAATGTGCCATTGAAGCCGATGCAGCAGTTGGCCGAATGGATGGACGAATTGGACCCTGAGCAACCGTACGTGTTTGTGTGCCGGAGCGGAAATCGATCGCAGAAAGTTGCAGAATTTCTGTTCCTCAACGGTTTCAACCGCGTCGCCAACTTCCACGGCGGAATGCTGGCGTGGGACGGCGACTTGGCGTACGACGAGTGA
- a CDS encoding S1C family serine protease: protein MARQVKRTARRRSRAACAGLPDFVALVERYKKAVVGIEVVHERTANRPFSFGMPWERPESTYRTVNIGTGFIFDPRGYILTNEHVVHGASRVLLRQYGKKKAVPATIVGTDYRHDIAILKAPITVPDTVLKVGRSKDTKVGEWVVAIGSPLGLDHTVTVGIISATGRPLQIGDREYPNLLQTDAAINRGNSGGPLINLRGEVIGMNTAVSQSSQGIGFAIAADVLRETIKRILG from the coding sequence ATGGCGCGACAGGTGAAACGCACTGCCCGTAGACGTTCCCGGGCCGCCTGCGCCGGGTTGCCTGACTTTGTGGCGCTGGTGGAACGGTACAAGAAGGCGGTCGTCGGCATCGAGGTCGTTCACGAACGGACCGCCAACCGCCCGTTTTCCTTCGGCATGCCTTGGGAGCGACCCGAGTCCACGTACCGGACCGTCAATATCGGGACCGGTTTCATTTTTGATCCGAGGGGATATATCCTGACCAACGAGCACGTCGTTCATGGCGCGTCGCGCGTACTGCTTCGCCAGTACGGGAAAAAAAAGGCCGTGCCGGCGACCATTGTCGGCACAGATTACCGGCACGACATCGCGATTTTGAAAGCCCCCATCACGGTTCCGGACACGGTGCTCAAGGTCGGCCGGTCGAAAGACACGAAAGTCGGTGAGTGGGTGGTCGCCATTGGATCTCCCCTCGGGCTGGACCATACGGTGACGGTCGGGATCATCAGCGCCACCGGACGGCCCCTTCAGATAGGGGATCGGGAATATCCCAACCTGTTGCAGACCGACGCCGCCATCAACCGTGGCAACAGCGGTGGCCCGCTCATCAATCTGCGCGGGGAAGTGATCGGCATGAATACCGCGGTGAGCCAGAGCTCTCAAGGGATTGGATTCGCCATTGCGGCAGATGTATTGCGCGAGACGATTAAGCGGATTCTCGGTTGA